The following proteins are co-located in the Mesorhizobium australicum WSM2073 genome:
- a CDS encoding glutamine synthetase family protein, whose product MGDAIADVLNWLESRSDIQSLRAAVCDLNGIMRGKRIPVEQARKALEGKLRMPYSLIGLDVWGEDIEGNSLVFSTGDADGLCQWTGRGILPVEWTAHPTALVPLWLADESGAPYLGDPRRALARILDRYKALGLTPVAATELEFYLVDPQSQRPVGPVSPVTGRRLDSDAALSIDEIDDFEAFIHDIYEACRAQGIPVDTAIAENGVGQFEINLNHVADALRAADDAVLFKRTVKGIARKHGFAACFMAKPYGDRAGNGFHVHFSLVDADGRNVFDDGTDQGSDTMRHAVGGLLAAMAESTLVFAPHFNSYRRLRPRSYAPTAVAWGYENRMVAIRIPGGPTGARRIEHRVSGADANPYLVLAAILGAALIGIEKQMSPGDPAGNDGQGVAPAKLPPDWASAIATFEGGTHVAEIFPAILRDSFVACKRQELNTFALNVSDFEIETYLESV is encoded by the coding sequence TTGGGCGATGCAATTGCGGACGTTTTGAACTGGCTTGAAAGCCGAAGCGACATCCAGAGCCTGAGGGCCGCGGTGTGCGACCTCAACGGCATCATGCGGGGAAAACGCATCCCCGTCGAGCAGGCCCGCAAGGCGCTGGAGGGCAAGCTGCGCATGCCCTACTCGCTGATCGGGCTCGACGTCTGGGGCGAGGACATCGAAGGCAACAGCCTGGTCTTCTCGACCGGCGATGCCGATGGCCTTTGCCAATGGACGGGTCGCGGCATTCTGCCGGTGGAATGGACGGCGCATCCGACGGCGCTCGTCCCGCTCTGGCTCGCCGATGAGAGCGGAGCGCCCTATCTCGGCGACCCCCGGCGGGCACTGGCCCGCATCCTCGATCGCTACAAGGCGCTCGGCCTGACGCCTGTCGCGGCGACCGAACTCGAATTCTACCTGGTCGATCCGCAATCGCAGCGGCCGGTCGGGCCGGTCTCGCCGGTCACCGGGCGGCGCCTCGATTCCGACGCGGCGCTGTCGATCGACGAGATCGACGATTTCGAAGCCTTCATCCACGACATCTATGAAGCCTGCCGCGCGCAAGGCATTCCCGTCGATACGGCAATCGCCGAAAACGGCGTCGGCCAGTTCGAGATCAACCTGAACCATGTCGCCGACGCCTTGCGGGCCGCCGACGATGCGGTGTTGTTCAAGCGCACGGTGAAGGGCATTGCCCGCAAGCACGGCTTTGCCGCCTGCTTCATGGCCAAGCCCTATGGCGACCGCGCCGGCAACGGCTTCCATGTCCATTTCAGCCTGGTCGACGCCGATGGGCGCAACGTGTTCGACGACGGCACCGACCAGGGTTCCGACACCATGCGACACGCGGTCGGCGGGCTGCTGGCGGCGATGGCCGAAAGCACGCTGGTGTTCGCGCCGCACTTCAATTCCTACCGCAGGCTGCGCCCGAGATCCTACGCGCCGACCGCGGTCGCCTGGGGTTACGAGAACCGCATGGTCGCGATCCGCATCCCCGGCGGCCCGACCGGCGCGCGCCGCATCGAACATCGCGTCTCGGGAGCCGACGCCAACCCCTATCTCGTGCTTGCCGCCATACTGGGCGCCGCGCTGATCGGCATCGAGAAGCAGATGTCGCCGGGCGACCCGGCGGGGAATGACGGGCAAGGCGTTGCCCCGGCCAAATTGCCGCCGGACTGGGCGTCGGCGATCGCAACCTTTGAAGGCGGGACGCATGTGGCGGAGATCTTCCCGGCGATCCTGCGCGACTCCTTCGTCGCCTGCAAACGCCAGGAATTGAATACGTTTGCCCTCAACGTCAGCGATTTCGAGATCGAGACCTATCTCGAAAGCGTCTGA
- a CDS encoding MurR/RpiR family transcriptional regulator produces MSVLSRISAELDGMAPGDREIGRYIIDNPDQMLRLSTAALAAEIGRSQSSVVKFSQKLGYDSYQELKLAVSEAKAQDWQVPAGVIHGSIEVGDGFPVILKKLIGSKLLSMQQTVAANSERILSRTLDLLDGARRIHLVGVGASSLVARDFSYKLMKLGRNVLHDSDSHIQMANASTLGPDDVLFALSYSGASIETLRIAELASKRGTTVIAVTGLHDNPLSRVADIRLYTLADEERARSSSITARDAQLTLTDLLFILLVQKQPDANDYVHNSEAAVTVLKAERSS; encoded by the coding sequence GTGTCCGTCTTAAGCAGGATCAGTGCCGAGCTCGACGGCATGGCGCCCGGCGATCGCGAGATCGGCCGTTATATCATCGACAATCCCGACCAGATGCTGCGGCTGTCGACGGCCGCGCTTGCGGCCGAGATCGGCCGCAGCCAGTCTAGCGTCGTCAAGTTCAGCCAGAAGCTCGGCTATGACAGCTATCAGGAGCTCAAGCTCGCCGTCAGCGAGGCCAAGGCGCAGGATTGGCAGGTGCCGGCCGGCGTCATCCACGGCTCCATCGAGGTGGGTGACGGTTTTCCGGTCATCCTGAAGAAGCTGATCGGCAGCAAGCTGCTGTCGATGCAGCAGACCGTCGCCGCCAACAGCGAGCGCATCCTTTCCAGGACGCTGGACCTGCTGGATGGCGCGCGGCGCATCCATCTGGTCGGCGTCGGCGCCTCCTCGCTGGTGGCGCGCGATTTTTCATACAAGCTGATGAAGCTCGGCCGCAATGTGCTGCATGACAGCGACAGCCACATCCAGATGGCCAACGCCTCGACGCTCGGGCCTGACGATGTGCTGTTCGCGCTGTCCTATTCCGGCGCCAGCATCGAAACCTTGCGTATCGCGGAGCTTGCCAGCAAGCGTGGCACGACGGTGATCGCCGTCACCGGCCTGCACGACAATCCGCTGAGCCGCGTCGCCGACATCCGCCTCTACACCCTCGCCGACGAGGAACGCGCGCGCTCTTCCTCCATCACCGCGCGCGACGCGCAGCTGACGCTGACCGACCTTCTGTTCATCCTGCTGGTACAGAAGCAGCCCGACGCCAACGACTACGTTCACAACAGCGAGGCGGCGGTCACGGTGCTGAAGGCCGAGCGCTCGTCGTAA
- the murA gene encoding UDP-N-acetylglucosamine 1-carboxyvinyltransferase, with protein MDRLRIVGGQRLEGAVTISGAKNAALPQIAAALLSPYPLELTNLPDVTDVENMLGVVRLHGAEITRSAHAATIDTSTAVSKETSYDTVRKMRATVLVLAPLLARFGHARVSLPGGCAIGARPVDMHVAALAALGARIAVENGLIVASAPNGLTGTRIVLPSPSVGATETAMMAATAAKGETEILNAAREPEVADLAACLVAMGARIEGAGTHRILIAGDTGWHAARHDIIPDRIEAGTYAIAAAITGGQLELTHARLEHMASVVQLLEATGVSVWPGDRGLIVSRDRPLKAADLTTEPYPGFPTDLQAQFMALMCCAQGASLLRETIFENRFMHVPELMRLGANIKLQGTMALVRGGEKLHGAQVMATDLRASVSLVLAALVCEGETTINRVYHLDRGYEQLDRKLRLCGADIERLGA; from the coding sequence ATGGACAGATTGCGGATCGTCGGCGGACAGAGACTGGAAGGCGCGGTCACCATATCGGGCGCCAAGAATGCCGCTTTGCCGCAGATCGCGGCCGCTCTTCTCAGCCCCTACCCGCTGGAACTGACCAACCTGCCCGATGTGACCGACGTCGAAAACATGCTCGGCGTGGTGCGACTTCACGGCGCCGAAATCACCCGGTCCGCCCATGCCGCCACAATCGACACAAGTACCGCCGTTTCCAAGGAGACCTCCTACGACACGGTACGGAAAATGCGGGCGACGGTGCTCGTCCTGGCGCCGTTGCTGGCGCGGTTCGGCCATGCCCGGGTTTCGCTGCCGGGCGGCTGCGCGATCGGCGCGCGGCCGGTCGACATGCATGTCGCCGCACTCGCCGCGCTTGGCGCCAGGATCGCCGTCGAGAACGGCCTGATCGTCGCCTCGGCCCCGAACGGGCTGACCGGCACGCGCATCGTGCTCCCCTCGCCATCGGTCGGGGCGACGGAAACCGCCATGATGGCGGCGACCGCGGCCAAGGGCGAAACCGAGATCCTGAACGCGGCGCGCGAGCCGGAAGTGGCCGATCTCGCCGCCTGCCTCGTTGCCATGGGCGCGCGCATCGAAGGCGCCGGCACGCACCGTATCCTGATCGCGGGCGACACCGGCTGGCACGCCGCCAGGCACGACATCATCCCCGACCGCATCGAGGCCGGCACTTATGCCATCGCGGCCGCCATCACCGGCGGCCAGCTCGAACTGACGCACGCCCGGCTCGAGCACATGGCCTCGGTGGTGCAATTGCTGGAGGCGACCGGCGTCAGCGTCTGGCCAGGCGACCGCGGTCTGATCGTCTCGCGCGACCGGCCGCTCAAGGCCGCGGATCTGACGACGGAACCCTATCCGGGCTTTCCGACCGACCTGCAGGCGCAATTCATGGCGCTGATGTGCTGCGCCCAGGGTGCGTCGCTGCTGCGCGAAACCATCTTCGAGAACCGCTTCATGCATGTGCCCGAACTGATGCGGCTCGGCGCCAACATCAAGCTGCAAGGCACCATGGCGCTGGTGCGCGGCGGCGAGAAATTGCACGGCGCGCAGGTGATGGCCACCGATCTGCGGGCTTCGGTGTCGCTGGTGCTGGCGGCGCTGGTCTGTGAAGGCGAGACGACAATCAACCGCGTCTATCACCTCGACCGCGGCTACGAGCAGCTGGACCGCAAGCTGCGCCTGTGCGGCGCCGATATCGAGCGGCTGGGCGCATGA
- a CDS encoding N-acetylglucosamine kinase, whose protein sequence is MNTEADYFLGVDGGGTGCRARLEDAQGTVLGQGLSGPATTRLGIEAAWTSIAKAFGAAIEEAGFAPAETAKIHAGIGLAGIGRKGALEALRAIAHPFASIDFVSDGIGACLGAHSGRDGAIVIAGTGSIGLGFVEGRDLRAGGYGFPISDEGSGADLGLKAVQLALRAHDGRHERTALLAEVMQRFAGDPMEAVAWMDRASATDYAALAPMVMRHADQGDPVGRRIVQGAAEQIDTLVRVLFEKGALRVTLLGGLASPLEPWLSPDVRRRLKPADGDAVSGAIILAKRSVCKG, encoded by the coding sequence ATGAATACCGAAGCGGATTATTTTCTCGGCGTCGACGGCGGCGGCACCGGTTGCCGCGCCCGTCTCGAGGACGCGCAAGGCACGGTGCTGGGACAGGGCCTGTCGGGGCCGGCGACGACGCGGCTCGGCATCGAGGCAGCCTGGACCTCCATCGCGAAAGCTTTCGGCGCGGCGATCGAGGAAGCAGGTTTCGCGCCAGCCGAAACCGCCAAGATCCATGCCGGCATCGGCCTTGCCGGCATCGGCCGCAAAGGCGCGCTTGAGGCGTTGCGGGCAATCGCGCATCCCTTTGCCAGCATCGACTTCGTCAGCGACGGCATCGGTGCCTGCCTTGGCGCGCATTCCGGCCGGGACGGCGCCATCGTCATCGCCGGGACCGGCTCGATCGGCCTCGGCTTCGTCGAGGGCCGCGACCTGCGCGCCGGCGGCTACGGGTTTCCGATCTCCGACGAGGGCAGCGGCGCCGACCTTGGATTGAAAGCCGTGCAACTGGCATTGCGCGCCCATGACGGCCGCCACGAGCGCACGGCGCTGCTGGCGGAGGTCATGCAGCGCTTCGCGGGCGACCCCATGGAGGCTGTCGCCTGGATGGACCGCGCCAGCGCCACGGACTATGCCGCGCTTGCACCCATGGTGATGCGCCATGCCGACCAGGGGGATCCCGTTGGGCGCCGCATCGTGCAAGGTGCCGCCGAACAGATCGACACGCTGGTGCGGGTATTGTTCGAAAAAGGCGCGCTGCGCGTGACGTTGCTGGGCGGCCTCGCCAGCCCGCTGGAGCCCTGGCTTTCTCCCGATGTGCGCCGCCGCCTGAAGCCCGCCGACGGCGACGCCGTATCCGGCGCGATCATTCTTGCCAAGCGTTCGGTTTGCAAGGGATAG
- the murQ gene encoding N-acetylmuramic acid 6-phosphate etherase, whose product MTEQGLMSELDRLVSEGRNPRTVDIDLLPTLDVLRRINDEDKIVPAAVEKVLPEIAAAVDRIVLAFERGARLIYMGAGTSGRLGVLDASECQPTFGVPEGMVVGLIAGGSDALVRSLEGAEDDPKTGAKALQGIGLTPDDVVVGIAVSGRTPYVIGGLTHARQIGATTVALSCNPASTIAGIADIAISPVVGPEVLTGSTRLKSGTAQKLVLNMLTTASMIRIGKSYQNLMVDLNPSNRKLVARAIRMVMQTTGCTAPQARQALDRTGKDVKLAILVTITGLDVDAARAALSRAGGFLRKAIGDEAT is encoded by the coding sequence ATGACCGAGCAAGGGTTGATGTCTGAGCTGGATCGCTTGGTTTCCGAGGGTCGGAACCCAAGGACCGTCGACATCGATCTGCTGCCGACCCTCGACGTGCTGCGCAGGATCAATGACGAGGACAAGATCGTCCCAGCGGCCGTCGAAAAGGTGCTGCCCGAGATTGCCGCCGCGGTGGACCGGATCGTGCTTGCCTTCGAGAGGGGCGCACGCCTCATCTACATGGGCGCCGGCACCAGCGGTCGGCTTGGCGTGCTCGACGCTTCGGAATGCCAGCCGACATTCGGCGTGCCCGAAGGCATGGTGGTCGGCCTGATTGCCGGCGGGTCCGACGCGCTGGTGCGCTCGCTCGAAGGCGCCGAGGATGACCCGAAGACGGGCGCCAAGGCCTTGCAGGGGATCGGACTCACACCCGACGACGTGGTGGTCGGCATCGCGGTCAGCGGACGCACGCCCTATGTCATCGGCGGGCTGACCCATGCCAGGCAGATCGGCGCAACGACGGTCGCCCTCTCCTGCAATCCGGCATCCACCATTGCCGGTATCGCCGACATCGCGATCTCGCCCGTCGTCGGCCCCGAAGTGCTCACCGGCTCGACCCGGCTGAAATCGGGAACCGCGCAGAAGCTGGTGCTCAACATGCTGACCACGGCCTCGATGATCCGGATCGGCAAGAGCTACCAGAATCTGATGGTCGACCTGAACCCATCGAACAGGAAGCTGGTGGCCCGGGCGATCAGGATGGTCATGCAGACGACCGGCTGTACCGCGCCGCAGGCGCGGCAGGCGCTCGACCGGACCGGCAAGGACGTCAAGTTGGCGATCCTGGTGACCATCACCGGCCTCGACGTGGACGCGGCGCGGGCCGCTTTGTCCAGGGCCGGAGGGTTCCTGCGAAAGGCGATCGGCGACGAAGCAACCTGA
- a CDS encoding ABC transporter substrate-binding protein has protein sequence MVHLTRRLLSGITLAAMLGIATVSAQAATLHMAWSQDATGLDPHKQTAFSSLRLLELIYEPLVRVDASLRIIPAIASSWEFSKDGKGLTFKLDPKAKFQDGTAVTSADVKASFERILDEKTGAAARANFLSIASIDTPDAATVVFHLSQADAPILTAMSDVNAAIVPVAEIKAGSIGTRTVGSGPFKLDKWDPNAKEVLSANKNWAGGATGVDGIEISVLPDEAAILAAMRTKQIDFALLNDPLVATLVPKEANLQLNRVPVLAYNVLQLNPSRKPMTELKVRQAISCAIDRQEVLDTAALGEGKVTGPLTIPALATDPSQLFCYKRDVERAKKLMAEAGFADGFSATVIGATGEPPTAAAEAQVIQSQLAEIGVKLDIKMMELNVYVDAWLKGDFDMAIALNGGRADPYTMYNRYWTKSGNLQKVANYIDDTLDSLMQQGRAETDPAKRKAIFAEFEKHLAEMSPWIWLYTSYSYTAQQKNISGFVPTPTGTLFSLSKVTIQ, from the coding sequence ATGGTTCATCTTACAAGAAGGCTGCTTTCGGGCATCACCCTTGCCGCGATGCTCGGCATCGCGACGGTTTCGGCGCAGGCGGCGACGCTGCACATGGCCTGGTCCCAGGACGCCACCGGGCTTGATCCGCACAAGCAGACGGCCTTTTCCTCGCTGCGGCTTTTGGAGCTGATCTATGAGCCGCTGGTGCGCGTCGACGCCAGCCTGCGGATCATTCCCGCCATCGCCTCCTCCTGGGAGTTTTCGAAGGACGGCAAGGGGCTGACCTTCAAGCTCGATCCCAAGGCGAAATTCCAGGACGGCACCGCCGTGACATCCGCCGACGTCAAGGCGTCGTTCGAGCGCATTCTCGACGAGAAGACCGGTGCCGCCGCCCGCGCCAACTTCCTGTCGATCGCCAGCATCGACACGCCGGATGCGGCGACCGTCGTGTTCCACCTGTCGCAGGCCGACGCGCCGATCCTGACGGCGATGAGCGACGTCAACGCGGCCATCGTTCCGGTGGCCGAGATCAAGGCCGGCTCGATCGGCACCAGGACGGTCGGTTCGGGGCCGTTCAAGCTCGACAAGTGGGATCCCAACGCCAAGGAAGTCTTGAGCGCCAACAAGAACTGGGCCGGCGGCGCGACCGGCGTCGACGGCATCGAGATCAGTGTGCTGCCCGACGAGGCGGCGATCCTCGCCGCCATGCGCACCAAGCAGATCGATTTCGCCTTGCTCAACGATCCGCTCGTCGCCACGCTGGTGCCGAAGGAAGCCAACTTGCAATTGAACCGCGTGCCGGTGCTGGCTTACAACGTGCTGCAGCTCAACCCGTCGCGGAAGCCGATGACCGAGCTCAAGGTGCGCCAGGCGATCTCCTGCGCTATCGACCGGCAGGAGGTGCTGGACACCGCCGCGCTGGGCGAAGGCAAGGTCACCGGACCGCTGACCATCCCGGCGCTGGCCACCGATCCCAGCCAGTTGTTCTGCTACAAGCGCGATGTCGAAAGGGCCAAGAAGCTGATGGCCGAGGCCGGCTTTGCCGACGGCTTTTCGGCGACCGTGATCGGCGCCACGGGCGAGCCGCCGACGGCAGCGGCCGAAGCCCAGGTCATCCAGTCGCAGCTCGCCGAAATCGGCGTCAAACTCGATATCAAGATGATGGAGCTCAACGTCTATGTCGACGCCTGGCTGAAGGGCGATTTCGACATGGCGATCGCGCTCAATGGCGGCCGGGCCGACCCCTATACCATGTACAACCGCTACTGGACCAAATCAGGCAATCTGCAAAAGGTGGCGAACTACATTGACGACACGCTCGACAGCCTGATGCAGCAGGGCCGCGCAGAGACCGATCCGGCCAAACGCAAAGCGATCTTCGCCGAATTCGAGAAGCACCTCGCCGAAATGTCGCCGTGGATCTGGCTCTACACCTCCTATAGCTATACGGCGCAACAGAAGAACATATCCGGGTTCGTGCCGACGCCGACCGGCACGCTGTTCAGCCTGAGCAAGGTGACGATCCAGTAG
- a CDS encoding ABC transporter permease, whose amino-acid sequence MNYLLRRLATFPLVLLGVSILVFVAIRMVPGDSITAMLGTEAGLLTPAQRDALAAYFGIDQPWFVQYWRWIGGILHGNFGISVTYGRPVLDVILERFPLTLELALLSMIIALLVGMPAGIYAATHSEKLSDLGVRVVAMIGQSTPSFVLGLLIIYTLSAGFGVLPAMGEFVPLWQDPLRNLSQLILPAITLGFAFAASVTRIARSAMLDVLSDDYVRTARSKGASARSVIWRHALPNALIPVVTLSGIEFGYLLGGAVIVEQIYALPGLGRMVLDAILQRDYALVQGSVLFIAFNFMIVNLLVDLAYVALDPRIRLGEQ is encoded by the coding sequence GTGAACTATCTCCTGCGACGGCTGGCGACGTTTCCTCTCGTGCTGCTTGGCGTGTCCATCCTGGTCTTCGTCGCGATCCGGATGGTGCCTGGCGATTCGATCACGGCGATGCTGGGAACCGAGGCCGGCCTGCTGACGCCGGCGCAGCGCGATGCGCTCGCCGCCTATTTCGGCATCGACCAGCCCTGGTTCGTCCAGTACTGGCGCTGGATCGGCGGCATCCTGCACGGCAACTTCGGCATATCCGTCACCTATGGCAGGCCGGTTCTCGACGTCATCCTCGAGCGCTTCCCGCTGACCTTGGAGCTGGCGCTCCTCTCTATGATCATCGCGCTCCTGGTCGGCATGCCGGCGGGAATCTACGCCGCCACCCACAGCGAGAAGCTGTCCGACCTCGGTGTGCGCGTCGTCGCCATGATCGGCCAGTCGACGCCGAGCTTCGTGCTTGGCCTGTTGATCATCTACACGCTGTCGGCGGGCTTCGGCGTGCTGCCGGCGATGGGCGAATTCGTGCCGCTCTGGCAGGATCCCTTGCGCAATCTCAGCCAGTTGATCCTGCCCGCCATCACGCTCGGCTTTGCCTTCGCGGCATCGGTCACCCGCATTGCGCGCTCGGCAATGCTCGACGTGTTGAGCGACGATTATGTGCGCACCGCGCGCAGCAAGGGCGCTTCGGCGCGCAGCGTCATCTGGCGGCATGCGCTTCCCAATGCACTGATCCCGGTGGTGACGCTGAGCGGCATAGAATTCGGCTACCTCCTGGGCGGCGCCGTCATCGTCGAGCAGATCTACGCCCTGCCCGGCCTCGGACGCATGGTGCTCGACGCGATCCTGCAGCGCGATTACGCGCTGGTGCAGGGCAGCGTGCTGTTCATCGCCTTCAACTTCATGATCGTCAATCTCCTGGTCGACCTCGCCTATGTCGCGCTCGATCCGCGCATCCGGCTGGGGGAACAGTGA
- a CDS encoding ABC transporter permease, whose amino-acid sequence MHILRAIFGHGSGRIGGVIVCVYLLLAILGLLGLTPHNPITQYRIDRLHAPSAAYWMGTDLFGRDVASRLMAGIGQSFTVAFFSVAFAALAGTILGLAAAWLGRRWDGVVMRIMDVLLAFPAILLALLIVTVAGPGTWTSVVAIGIVYTPIFTRVVRGPALSLKTREFVDAARTFGSSSSYIVTRHLLLNLVAPLTVQVTLALAWALLTEAGLSFLGLGTQPPAASLGLMLSDSRNLMETAPWLMIFPGLAIMISILGFNLLGDALRDILDPRMRSAFA is encoded by the coding sequence ATGCACATCCTGCGTGCCATCTTCGGCCATGGCAGCGGCCGCATTGGCGGCGTCATCGTGTGCGTCTATCTGCTGCTTGCCATCCTCGGCCTGCTCGGGCTGACGCCGCACAATCCGATCACGCAGTACCGTATCGACCGCCTGCATGCGCCCAGCGCCGCCTACTGGATGGGCACCGACCTGTTCGGCCGCGACGTCGCCAGCCGCCTGATGGCGGGCATCGGCCAGTCTTTTACCGTCGCCTTCTTCTCGGTGGCCTTCGCGGCGCTTGCCGGAACGATCCTGGGGTTGGCCGCCGCCTGGCTCGGGCGCCGCTGGGACGGCGTCGTGATGCGGATCATGGACGTGCTGCTGGCCTTCCCGGCGATCCTCCTGGCGCTGCTCATCGTCACCGTTGCCGGCCCCGGCACCTGGACCAGCGTCGTTGCCATCGGCATCGTCTACACGCCGATCTTCACCCGCGTGGTGCGCGGCCCCGCGCTGTCGCTCAAGACACGCGAATTCGTCGATGCCGCGCGCACCTTCGGCAGCAGCTCAAGCTACATCGTCACGCGCCACCTGCTGCTCAACCTGGTGGCGCCGCTGACCGTACAGGTGACGCTGGCACTGGCCTGGGCGCTGCTGACCGAAGCCGGCTTGAGTTTTCTCGGCCTCGGCACGCAGCCGCCCGCCGCGTCGCTCGGACTGATGCTGAGCGACAGCCGCAACCTGATGGAGACGGCACCCTGGCTGATGATCTTCCCGGGCCTGGCGATCATGATCAGCATTCTCGGCTTCAACCTTCTGGGCGACGCCTTGCGCGACATCCTCGACCCGAGGATGCGGAGCGCGTTCGCATGA
- a CDS encoding ABC transporter ATP-binding protein, with the protein MTPLLSVSDLRVGFGRDPRANEVVRGVGFDIADGETLAIVGESGSGKSVTALSINRLVDFGGGRITGGSMKLKRANGTVFELTTATEPQLTGIRGAEIGMIFQEPMTSLNPVLTIGTQIEESFRLHRGLTGRQATAAAKDALDRVRIPDAARRLKYTPNQLSGGMLQRVMIAIALACNPRLLIADEPTTALDVTVQAQIMALLAELKRESGMSVIFITHDIGLVAGIADKVMVMQNGQAVEQGELNRILDSPQHPYTQHLLHAVPHFASGRATRSDGQRDNGASAEPALKVDGLLVRFPLKSSFFSRATGAVHAVDGVDFDLMHGETLAIVGESGSGKSTAAKAVLGLVRPARGGFSVGARAASPRRSARPIQMVFQNPYASLNPRLTIESILAEPVIATGGRVDAETRARMARLLERVGLPKNSLERYPHEFSGGQRQRLCIARALMLNPSVVVLDEAVSALDVSVQAKVLELLVDLQREFGLAYLFISHDMAVVERIAHRIAVIYAGQIVEIGDAQSVLSKPRHSYTKKLISAVPAIDRRREHFEIDTRQVPSLVRPPGFEPAPAKWERFGGDHMARVEV; encoded by the coding sequence ATGACCCCGCTCTTGTCAGTCTCGGACCTGCGCGTCGGCTTCGGCCGCGACCCCCGGGCCAACGAGGTGGTGCGCGGCGTCGGTTTCGATATCGCCGATGGCGAGACGCTGGCCATTGTCGGCGAAAGCGGCTCGGGCAAGTCGGTGACGGCGCTGTCGATCAACCGGCTCGTCGATTTCGGTGGCGGCCGCATCACTGGCGGCTCGATGAAGCTCAAGCGGGCCAATGGGACCGTCTTCGAGTTGACGACCGCGACCGAACCGCAACTGACCGGCATTCGCGGCGCCGAGATCGGCATGATTTTTCAGGAACCGATGACCTCGCTCAACCCGGTGCTGACCATCGGCACCCAGATCGAGGAATCGTTCCGCCTGCATCGCGGCCTGACCGGCCGGCAGGCTACTGCGGCAGCCAAGGACGCACTCGACCGCGTGCGCATTCCCGATGCCGCAAGGCGGCTGAAATACACGCCCAACCAGCTGTCCGGCGGCATGCTGCAGCGGGTGATGATCGCCATTGCACTGGCCTGCAACCCGCGCCTGCTGATCGCCGACGAGCCGACGACGGCGCTCGACGTTACCGTGCAGGCACAGATCATGGCGCTGCTTGCCGAGCTGAAGCGCGAAAGCGGCATGTCCGTCATCTTCATCACCCACGATATCGGCCTGGTTGCCGGCATCGCCGACAAGGTGATGGTGATGCAGAACGGGCAGGCCGTCGAACAGGGTGAGCTCAACCGGATCCTCGACAGCCCCCAGCATCCCTACACCCAGCATCTGCTGCACGCCGTGCCGCATTTCGCCAGCGGTCGCGCGACGCGCTCGGATGGGCAACGCGACAACGGCGCGAGCGCCGAACCGGCCTTGAAGGTCGATGGCCTCCTGGTTCGGTTTCCCCTCAAGAGCAGTTTCTTCAGCCGCGCCACCGGCGCGGTGCATGCCGTCGACGGCGTCGATTTCGACCTGATGCACGGCGAGACGCTGGCCATCGTCGGCGAGAGCGGTTCGGGCAAATCCACTGCCGCCAAGGCGGTGCTAGGGCTTGTGCGGCCGGCGCGCGGCGGCTTCTCGGTCGGCGCCCGAGCGGCCTCGCCGAGGCGCAGCGCCAGGCCCATACAGATGGTGTTCCAGAACCCTTATGCCTCTCTCAATCCAAGGCTGACGATCGAGAGCATTCTGGCGGAACCCGTGATCGCCACCGGCGGCCGGGTGGATGCCGAAACGCGGGCCAGAATGGCGCGCCTGCTGGAACGCGTCGGCCTGCCCAAGAACAGCCTCGAGCGCTATCCGCATGAATTCTCCGGTGGCCAGCGGCAAAGGCTGTGCATTGCGCGCGCGCTGATGCTCAACCCGTCCGTCGTGGTCCTCGATGAAGCAGTGTCGGCGCTCGATGTGTCGGTGCAGGCCAAGGTGCTGGAGTTGCTGGTCGACCTGCAGCGCGAGTTTGGGCTGGCCTATCTGTTCATCTCGCATGACATGGCGGTGGTCGAGCGGATCGCGCACCGCATCGCCGTCATCTATGCCGGCCAGATCGTCGAGATCGGCGACGCACAGTCCGTGCTGTCGAAGCCGAGACATTCCTATACGAAGAAGCTCATATCAGCCGTTCCGGCTATCGACCGTCGGCGCGAGCATTTCGAGATCGACACACGCCAGGTGCCTTCGCTGGTGCGCCCGCCAGGGTTCGAGCCGGCGCCGGCGAAGTGGGAGCGGTTTGGCGGGGATCACATGGCGAGGGTGGAGGTGTGA